In Chelonia mydas isolate rCheMyd1 chromosome 18, rCheMyd1.pri.v2, whole genome shotgun sequence, a single genomic region encodes these proteins:
- the PRDM16 gene encoding histone-lysine N-methyltransferase PRDM16 isoform X8: MKEGAYSLGNMPPSLEEEHTFRCEDCDELFQSKLDLRRHKKYACNSVSSLYETLNEELKQEGLGDGQVYECKDCERMFPSKYSLEQHMIIHTEEREYKCDQCPKAFNWKSNLIRHQMSHDSGKRFECENCVKVFTDPSNLQRHIRSQHVGARAHACPDCGKTFATSSGLKQHKHIHSTVKPFICEVCHKSYTQFSNLCRHKRMHADCRTQIKCKDCGQMFSTTSSLNKHRRFCEGKNHYNPGGIFAPGLPLTPTSLMDKSKPSPNLNHASLGFNDYFPSRPHPGGIPFSPAPPAFPALTPGFPGIFPPSLYPRPPLLPPTPLLKSPLNHTQDAKLPSPLGNPALPLISAVSNSNQPISGEEKFESSLENSYLDKLKARNSDMSDGSDFEDVNTTTGTDLDTTTGTGSDLESDAESDRDKMKDKSKQTENKPDFVSSSVSTSSTNNVNELPLFYSQHSFFPPPEEQLLPTTGAANDSIKAIASIAEKYFGPGFMGMQEKKIGSLPYHSMFPFQFLPNFPHSLYPFTDRTLNHNLLVKAEPKSPRDLHKVGSTSSESPFDLTTKPKEIKPILPPPKVLPAPSSGEEQPLDLSIGNRIRASQNGGREPRKNHIYGERKLMASEVLPKISQSQLSQQPSLHYAKPSPFFMDPIYSRVEKRKVTDPVGALKEKYLRPSPLLFHPQMSAIETMTEKLESFAAMKADTGTSLQPLPHHSFNFRSPPPTLSDPILRKGKERYTCRYCGKIFPRSANLTRHLRTHTGEQPYRCKYCDRSFSISSNLQRHVRNIHNKEKPFKCHLCNRCFGQQTNLDRHLKKHEHENVPVSQHSGVITNHLGTSASSPNSEPDNHALLDEKEDSYFSEIRNFIANSEMNQASTLTDKRPEIQDIDSNSQCHGLANEKPEDVDEEEEELEEEDDDSLTGKSQDETVSPTTEPQGTFEDEEDEEPTSLTMSFDHTRRCIEEDEAGLLDLEQMPNFGKGLDLRKAAEEAFEVKDVFNSTLDSETIKQTLYRQAKNQAYAMMLSLSENTPLHTSSQNSLDAWLNMAGAASESGTFNPINHL; this comes from the exons CTTGGAGCAGCACATGATAATCCACACTGAGGAGAGGGAGTACAAGTGTGACCAATGTCCAAAGGCTTTCAACTGGAAATCAAACCTGATTCGTCACCAGATGTCACATGACAGTGGCAAACGATTTGAATGTGAAAACTGTGTGAAG GTGTTTACTGACCCCAGCAACCTCCAGCGGCACATCCGTTCCCAGCACGTTGGCGCGCGAGCCCATGCCTGCCCGGACTGTGGCAAAACCTTTGCCACCTCGTCTGGCCTCAAACAACACAAGCACATTCACAGTACTGTCAAACCTTTCATAT GTGAGGTCTGCCACAAATCCTACACGCAGTTCTCCAACCTCTGCCGCCACAAGCGGATGCACGCGGACTGTCGCACCCAGATCAAATGCAAGGACTGCGGCCAGATGTTTAGCACTACCTCCTCTCTCAACAAGCACCGGCGCTTCTGCGAGGGCAAGAACCATTACAACCCAGGGGGGATTTTTGCCCCTGGCCTACCTTTAACGCCCACCTCCCTGATGGACAAATCTAAACCCTCACCCAACCTCAACCATGCCAGCCTGGGATTCAATGATTATTTTCCATCCCGACCTCACCCAGGGGGTATTCCATTCTCGCCTGCTCCCCCAGCATTTCCTGCCCTTACTCCAGGATTCCCAGggatttttcctccctctctaTACCCCAGGCCCCCTTTGTTGCCTCCCACCCCGCTGCTCAAGAGTCCCCTCAACCACACCCAAGACGCAAAGCTTCCAAGCCCCCTGGGGAACCCGGCACTGCCTCTGATTTCTGCAGTGAGCAACAGCAACCAGCCCATCTCAGGGGAGGAGAAATTTGAAAGCAGCTTGGAAAACTCCTACTTGGACAAGCTAAAAGCCAGGAACAGCGACATGTCTGATGGGAGCGACTTCGAGGATGTCAACACGACCACAGGCACAGACCTCGATACCACCACTGGCACTGGCTCTGACCTGGAGAGCGATGCAGAGAGTGACAGGGACAAAATGAAAGACAAAAGCAAACAGACTGAGAACAAGCCAGATTTTGTCAGCAGTTCTGTGTCCACCAGTTCCACCAACAATGTGAACGAGCTCCCCCTTTTCTATTCTCAGcactccttcttccctcccccagaagagcagctgctccccacGACGGGGGCAGCCAATGACTCCATAAAAGCGATTGCCTCCATTGCAGAGAAATATTTCGGCCCTGGCTTtatggggatgcaggagaagaaGATAGGTTCCCTCCCATATCACTCCATGTTCCCATTTCAGTTCCTCCCCAATTTTCCCCATTCACTGTATCCTTTTACGGACCGGACCCTCAATCACAACTTGCTGGTCAAGGCAGAACCAAAGTCACCCAGGGACCTTCACAAAGTGGGTAGCACCAGCTCAGAATCGCCCTTTGATCTCACCACAAAACCAAAAGAGATTAAGCCAATCTTGCCACCACCCAAGGTCTTGCCGGCCCCATCTTCTGGGGAGGAACAGCCACTGGATCTAAGCATCGGCAACCGCATCCGAGCCAGCCAGAACGGAGGGAGGGAGCCCCGAAAAAACCACATCTATGGGGAAAGGAAACTAATGGCCAGTGAAGTACTACCCAAGATTTCTCAGTCTCAGCTCTCTCAGCAGCCATCCCTGCATTATGCTAAGCCATCACCCTTTTTCATGGACCCCATATACAG CAGGGTGGAGAAGCGGAAGGTGACAGACCCAGTGGGTGCCCTAAAGGAGAAGTACTTGCGACCTTCCCCACTGCTTTTTCACCCACAG ATGTCAGCCATAGAAACCATGACAGAGAAACTGGAGAGTTTTGCAGCCATGAAAGCAGACactggcacatccctgcagcccctcccgcaTCACTCCTTCAACTTCCGGTCCCCGCCCCCTACGCTGTCAGACCCCATCCTGCGCAAGGGCAAGGAGCGCTATACCTGCAG GTACTGTGGTAAGATCTTCCCCCGGTCAGCGAATCTGACAAGGCATCTTCGGACACACACAGGAGAACAACCGTACAG GTGTAAATACTGTGACAGGTCATTCAGCATTTCCTCTAACCTCCAGCGGCACGTTCGAAACATCCATAACAAGGAGAAGCCATTCAAATGTCACCTGTGTAACCGATGCTTTGGGCAGCAGACCAACTTGGACCGACACCTTAAGAAGCATGAACATGAGAATGTGCCAG TGAGCCAGCACTCTGGAGTCATTACTAACCACCTTGGGACCAGTGCCTCCTCCCCAAACTCGGAGCCAGACAACCATGCACTTTTAGACGAGAAAGAGGACTCGTATTTCTCTGAAATCAGAAATTTTATTGCAAATAGCGAGATGAATCAAGCATCAACTTTAACAgataaaag GCCAGAAATCCAAGACATTGATAGCAACTCCCAGTGTCATGGGTTAGCAAATGAGAAACCAGAAgatgtggatgaggaggaggaagaattggAGGAGGAAGATGACGACAGCTTGACAGGGAAGTCACAGGATGAAACAGTATCACCCACGACGGAGCCCCAAGGAACGTTTGAGGATGAGGAGGATGAAGAGCCCACATCCCTCACCATGAGCTTTGACCATACCCGAAG GTGTATTGAGGAGGACGAAGCCGGCTTGTTAGATTTGGAGCAGATGCCGAATTTTGGGAAGGGGCTGGATCTTCGCAAAGCAGCCGAGGAAGCATTTGAAGTTAAAGATGTGTTTAATTCCACCTTAGACTCTGAGACAATAAAACAGACTCTGTACAGGCAGGCTAAAAACCAG GCTTATGCAATGATGCTGTCCCTTTCTGAGAACACTCCCCTTCACACTTCTTCCCAGAATTCTCTGGATGCTTGGTTGAACATGGCAGGAGCAGCCTCAGAGTCGGGGACCTTTAATCCCATCAACCATCTCTGA